In the Halanaerobiales bacterium genome, AATATGCTGAAATAACAAATGGTCTGGAAAATCGCTTTTTCAATTCTGCGTTAGAGAGTGGTAATTACAATCAACTTATAGAAAATATTAACACAAAATCAGTAACCCAGAATAGAATCCAGAGAAATCTTTTACATATTTTATTTGGATTAACAGAAAAAGAATTTAATAAAATAGATAATAATGGTCCTGCCTATCTTAGAGTTTTAGCTTTTAATAAAAATGGAGAAAAAATATTATCTAAGTTGAAAGAAAAAAGTAATTTGCCTATTATAACCAAAATAAGTAACTATTTAAATGATATTGATTTAGCTTCTGAAAATCCAGTGATTAAGCAGTTGAGTTATGAAATTCTAGCAGATGATATTTATAGCTTATTATATAATAATCCTAAATATCGTAAAGGTAGACAGGATTTTTATCAAAAAATTATTAGAAATTAAAAGATATTATTCTAATTCATTTTCTAAAAAATATAGAACATCATCTATTGTTTCAACTTTTACCAATTTTATATCTCTGGTAGTCTCCTGAGCTTTTTCATAATTTTCAGCAGGTGTTAAAAATATATCTGCTCCTGCTTCATCAGCTGTAATAATTTTTTGTAAAATACCATCAATCATCCCTATTTTACCATCTAAAGAAATAGTACCTGTTCCTGCAATTTTTTTACCTTTAGTTATATCTTCAGGTGTTAATTGATTATAAATTTCTAAAGTAAAAACACTTCCAGCAGAAGGTCCAACTACATTATCTGTATTAAAAGAAATTTCCCTTGGAAAATCATAAGTTAAATCTTTAGTAATTATTAAAACTCCAATTGAGGGTTTTCCTGGATTTTCCTCAAGTTCAACAGTTTCTAGGGTAATAACTTTTTTGTTTCCATTATTTTCTATTGTTAGATCTATTTTTTCGCCAATTTTTTTAGCTCTAATTAAATTGACAGCATCTGAAGCTAATTTTACTTCTTTGCCATCTACTGCTGTAATTATATCTCCTGATTCTAATTTTCCCTT is a window encoding:
- a CDS encoding PDZ domain-containing protein, with translation MRKQNRLKDKLTKFIGIIIIILIISNFIPTPYMMTTPGVAKELSPLITVKDGYKENIRGKFMLTAVGSKRATVLDVIKITILSPEGYELTPRQQQIPEGMEMSQYIDIMANLMEESKVKSQAVALKKAGYEVSFEGTGNGAEIVQVMEDGAAKGKLESGDIITAVDGKEVKLASDAVNLIRAKKIGEKIDLTIENNGNKKVITLETVELEENPGKPSIGVLIITKDLTYDFPREISFNTDNVVGPSAGSVFTLEIYNQLTPEDITKGKKIAGTGTISLDGKIGMIDGILQKIITADEAGADIFLTPAENYEKAQETTRDIKLVKVETIDDVLYFLENELE